One genomic window of Tachypleus tridentatus isolate NWPU-2018 chromosome 12, ASM421037v1, whole genome shotgun sequence includes the following:
- the LOC143233444 gene encoding uncharacterized protein LOC143233444 isoform X2 encodes MISIPVVDIEAVGLKQAGQPSTEAFRKVASEIHQAFSQIGFVYLVNHGISQEQFSAIFQKSRELFLLPLEVKEKYKRLPNHYDGYLSSDKEIPRRRLFLEETPRTH; translated from the exons ATGATTTCTATTCCAGTTGTCGACATCGAAGCTGTGG ggTTGAAACAAGCTGGTCAGCCGAGTACTGAAGCATTCCGTAAAGTGGCGTCAGAAATCCACCAAGCTTTCTCACAAATTGGTTTTGTTTACCTTGTAAACCATGGAATATCACAAGAACAA TTTTCCGCCATTTTCCAGAAGTCCAGAGAGCTTTTTCTACTTCCtcttgaagtaaaagaaaaatacaaaagacTTCCAAATCATTACGATGGCTACCTTAGTTCAGATAAAGAAAT ACCTCGCAGAAGACTTTTTCTTGAAGAGACACCAAGAACTCACTAA